Genomic DNA from Phycisphaerae bacterium:
AGCCGGCCATTGTGATTCGGCTTGATCCCGTACGCCGCCTCCTGCGCGCGAACCGAAGCGATTCCGTGTGACACCGGACAGACGCCGCAGATGCGCTGTGTGATCTGCTGCGCATCCAGCGGATCGCGACCGTGGAGAATGCGCTCCAACCCCCGGAACATCTCGCCTTCACAGCGCGCTGCCGTGATGCGCACGCCCTGGCCTGCATCTCCCTCCACCGGCTCCGTCTCTGTGTGAACCGCGAGGTGCCCCTCAATCCGCGTCACCGGGCTGACCGTCACTGTGCTGCTCATGTACGACCTCCAGTCGCCTGGCGTCTACCGCGCCGAGGCCACGCCATGTCGCCAACGCATCCCTGCCTGCACGCGTGCCGGACCACGGACACCACCCCTCCGCACCCAGATCAGACAGACCCGAGCGTTTGCGGGCCGACTGCGCCACACGCGCCTGCCAACGACTGCTGACAGCGTCGCGACGCGGCTGCATGCGCGCTATCGACTCAACGCCCGCGCGAAATCAGGCGCAGCTCTATAGCGCAGTGGGATTTGCACCATCTCGATTCTTCGCTCTACCACGTAAACCTGATGCCGGACGTGGCAAGCGTGTGAGAGCGTGCCAGAGTTGAAACACCCCCGCTCGTAGTGGCGCTCCAGCGAATCCGCAAGTTGAGCGCACGCACTGCGCACGGACTGCGCGGCGCGCATGGCCGTGCGCACGGCGCCGCGCACCGCCAACACCCTGTCGGGACACCCCGCCTGACAGACCGCCGCGCCGACGAAACCTTACGCCAGATTCATCGTCATCAGGAAGAGCCGGTTGCTCTCGACCTTCTGCAGCCGGTTGCGCAGCAGCTCCACCGACTCCACCGGATTCATGTCGCTCAACACGCGACGCAGCATGTAGATTTTTTCGAGCTCCGCCGGATGCAGGAGCAGCTCTTCCTTGCGTGTGCCCGACGCCGGGATGTTGATCGCCGGCCAGATGCGCTTGTCGACCAGGCGCCGATCCAGGTGCAGCTCGCTGTTGCCGGTGCCCTTGAACTCCTCGAAGATCACCTCGTCCATCTTCGACCCGGTGTCGACCAGCGCCGTCCCGATGATCGTCAGGCTGCCGCCCTCCTCGATGTTGCGGGCCGCCCCGAAGAATCGCTTCGGCTTCTGCAGCGCGTTCGCATCGACGCCGCCCGTCAGGATCTTGCCCGAGTGCGGCACTTCGGTGTTGTACGCGCGGGCCAGACGCGTGATCGAGTCCAGTAGAATCACCACGTCATGCCCGTACTCCACGAGGCGCCGCGCCTTGTCGATCACCATCTCGGCGACCTGCACGTGCCGACTCGCCGGCTCGTCGAAGGTCGAACTGATCACCTCGGCCTTCGTCGCCCGCTGCATCTCGGTCACTTCCTCCGGCCGCTCGTCGATCAGCAGGATGATCACCTTCGCGTCCTCGTGGTTCGCCGAGATCGCGTTCGCCATCTTCTGCAGCAGCACCGTCTTGCCCGTCCGCGGCGGGGCCACGATCAGCATGCGCTGCCCCTTCCCGATCGGCGTCACCATGTCGACGATGCGCATGTTCAGCTCGTCCGGCGTCGTCTCCAGGAACAACCGCTCGTTCGGGTGCAGCGGCGTCAGGTCCTCGAAGTTCGTCTTCTCGGTCACCGACTCGGGCGACTCGTAGTTGATCGCCTCGACGCGCAGCAGCGCGAAGTACCGCTCCGACTCCTTCGGCGGACGGATCTGTCCCGCGACGATGTGCCCATTGCGCAACCCGAACCGGCGAATCTGCGACGGGCTGACGTAGATGTCGTCGGGGCACGGCAGGTAGTTGTACTCCGGGCTGCGCAGGAAGCCGAAGCCGTCGGGCAACACCTCGAGCACGCCCTCGCCGTAGAGCAGGCCGTTTTGGCTGATGCGGCGCTTCAGGATCTGGAAGATCAGGTCCTGCTTCGGCAGGCCCACGTATTCCTCGATCTCCTCCTTGCGCGCCACCTCGTGCAGTTCGGCGACCGTCATTTTCTGCAGGTCGGTGATGTGCAGCTCGCCGCGCTTGATCCGCTCGTACTTCTCGTGCGTCTCGCGGTCAATCGGCGAGCTCTCGTCGTAGTCACCCTTCTTCTTCTTGCTCTTCTTCTTATGCTCCTCGCCGGCCGTTTCCTCTTCCGCGGCGGGGGCTTCCACTGGCGCGGCAGCCTCCGACTCGGGCAGGGTCTCGGTCGCGACGAACTGCGAGTCGTCGTCGCCCGACGCCTTTTCCGGCTCGGTCTCAGCCGCGGCGGCCTCAGCCACCGGGCTTTCGCCCTCGTTGGGAATGCTTTCGATAACGTCTTGCAGCTTCTTCTTGCCGCGCGCGCTACGTGTCGTTGACTTCGCCATGCTCAACTCCAGAAAACGTGCCGGTTCCACATCGGCCCGACGGCGCCCTACGGAGGGCCCTGTCGGCCGGCTACCGGCGTGCCGCACTCGCGGTGTCTACGAGTGCCGCGCCAAAATCGCCGCAAGGATGTCGGCCACCTGGGGGCGGAGTTTTTCGGCCGGCCCGTCGTTCTCCACGACGAACGCGGCCCGTGAACGCTTCTCATCCAGCGGTAACTGCCAACCTTCCCGCCGTCGGACTTCCTCGGCCGTCCAACCGCGCTCCCGGCGCAGCCGCGTCAGCCGCTGGGATTCGCCCGCGTTTACAAAGACAATCGTGTCGCACTCGCGATCAAGATGGCTTTCTAGCAGGAGCGGGGAATCGATGACGATGGCCTTGACTGCTGATTCTTCTTCAACCGCTTGTATCATAGCGGCCCGGCGCTGGGCGATCAAGGGGTACACCAGGCTTTCCAGCCGCGTCTTCTCGCCCGCGTCCGCAAACACGATTTTCGCGATCCGCCGGCGGTCCGGACCCCCGTCCGGAGCTACAACCGCCTCCCCCCACCAGTCCCGCAGCGTCGCCAGCACCTCCGGCCGCCGGAGGATCTCGTGGTTCAGCCGGTCCGAATCAACGACCAAGCACCCCTGGCGCTCAAACTCCGCCGCCACGCGCGATTTACCGGCGCCGATCCCCCCGATGATTCCGATGACCGGCTTTGTGCGCTTCACGTTCTGGTCCGGAACTGATAAGTGGCAGGGAACTCCCGCAGGCTACCAGCCGCCTGCGTTCTGTGGCATGGGTGTTCCGCGGGAAACCGCCATCCCATGCGGCGTGGGCGCCCCTTCTGCGCGCACGGGCGTCCCGCCCGTGAACCCTATTTGCCCGATTCCGCCTGCCTTGTCAACCGCGGGAGCGCTCACCTCCCGTTCGGTTCAAGGCATTGTGGCACCTGCCTCTGGAGATTCCGCCGTCGTGCCTCCGTACCATCGTCTCTTCCACCTCCCCACCCTGCCCGCTAAATTACGCCTTTCGCCACCGCTCCGCCGCCGGGCGGCGCGGTCGGCCGTCTCTGCTTCCGGGAGCCGCTATGAACCGCCCCATCCGTGTCCTCATCGCGAAAATCGGCCTCGACGGCCATGACCGCGGCGCCAAGCTCATCGTCCGCAACCTCCGCGACGCCGGCATGGAAGTCATCTACAC
This window encodes:
- the rho gene encoding transcription termination factor Rho, which translates into the protein MAKSTTRSARGKKKLQDVIESIPNEGESPVAEAAAAETEPEKASGDDDSQFVATETLPESEAAAPVEAPAAEEETAGEEHKKKSKKKKGDYDESSPIDRETHEKYERIKRGELHITDLQKMTVAELHEVARKEEIEEYVGLPKQDLIFQILKRRISQNGLLYGEGVLEVLPDGFGFLRSPEYNYLPCPDDIYVSPSQIRRFGLRNGHIVAGQIRPPKESERYFALLRVEAINYESPESVTEKTNFEDLTPLHPNERLFLETTPDELNMRIVDMVTPIGKGQRMLIVAPPRTGKTVLLQKMANAISANHEDAKVIILLIDERPEEVTEMQRATKAEVISSTFDEPASRHVQVAEMVIDKARRLVEYGHDVVILLDSITRLARAYNTEVPHSGKILTGGVDANALQKPKRFFGAARNIEEGGSLTIIGTALVDTGSKMDEVIFEEFKGTGNSELHLDRRLVDKRIWPAINIPASGTRKEELLLHPAELEKIYMLRRVLSDMNPVESVELLRNRLQKVESNRLFLMTMNLA
- a CDS encoding dephospho-CoA kinase, with the protein product MKRTKPVIGIIGGIGAGKSRVAAEFERQGCLVVDSDRLNHEILRRPEVLATLRDWWGEAVVAPDGGPDRRRIAKIVFADAGEKTRLESLVYPLIAQRRAAMIQAVEEESAVKAIVIDSPLLLESHLDRECDTIVFVNAGESQRLTRLRRERGWTAEEVRRREGWQLPLDEKRSRAAFVVENDGPAEKLRPQVADILAAILARHS